The genomic region CAGGGGCGTTAGCGAATACTCAACGTGGGGAGGTATCCGCTGCAACTGGTTCCGCTGGATGATGCCGTACCTCTGCAAATGTCGCAGTTGTTGGGTGAGCATCTTTTGAATAATGCCCGGCATGCATTCTCGCAATTGATTGAAGCGCTTGGCGCCTTCTTGCAAGTGATGCACAATTCCGACGCGCCATTTGCCGCCAAAGACGACCGTCGCCTGCTCGGCAGGACAGCAACTTCGCGTGGTGAGCTCGTCTTTCATCGCTTCTTCCTTTTTCAGGTACCCATTTGGTGCCTTCTTGCTTCCAGTCGCCGACCGCCGTATCTTTTTGACACTCAGTATCGAATAGGTACTGCGTCACGAGCGAACTATCAAGGGGAAACTGCCCGCGCTCTGAAGCTTCTTTGGCTTGCGCGCGTGTCGTGAGGGATGGGGAATGCTTCAACTCAGGAGGTCGAATGAACGCGGACACTACGACCACGGCTGGTTGAACACCTATCACACATTCTCCTTCGGTGAATACCATGACCCGAAGTTCATGGGGTTTCGTCCACTCCGTGTGATGAATGAAGACTGCGTCAGTCCCGGCGAGGGATTCGGGACTCATCCCCATCGCGACATGGAGATCGTTTCTTACGTGCTGGAAGGCGCGCTGGAACACCGCGATTCGATGGGCAACGGCGAGGTGTTGAGTCCTGGAGAGTTTCAACGGAATACGGCGGGAACAGGCATCACGCATAGCGAGTTCAACCCGTCTGCCAAGGACTTGCTTCACTTCTACCAGATTTGGCTCTTTCCCGAGAAGAAAGGCCTCCCGCCAAGCTACGAGCAGAAGGGCTTTCCTGTGGAGGAGCGTCTCAATCGGCTCTGCCTCGTCGCCGCGCCCGACGGAGCCGACGGGGCTCTGATGATTCATCAAGACGCACGCATCTTTCTGTCGCAGCTCGAAGCAGGCCAGTCGCTGGAGCATCCGATCGCCGCAGGGCGGTATGCATGGTTGCAAGTATTGCGCGGTCAAGTGACGGCGAACGGCGAAGCGCTAACTACGAGCGATGGCGCCGCCGTGAGTGACGAGCGAGCGCTCCGAATCACTGCGGAAGCGCCTGCGGAGATCATGCTCTTCGACCTGGCCTAAGCCAAGGTCGGGTAGCGGTCGTGAAGTGAAGGTTTTGACGCATCGCTTTTGGAGAAAATACCTATGGCAAGCATATTACCGAATACCGACGCTGGCCTGCTGACGGCAGACAATTGCGCTCTGGTCTTCGTCGATCACCAGCCGCAAATGTCCTTTGGCGTCGCAAGCGGCATCGACCGACAGCTGCTCGTGAATAACGTGCTGCTGCTCGGCAAGGGCGCCAAACTCTTCGGCGTGCCGACAATCCTGACGACGGTCGAAACTGAATCATTTAGCGGGCCCATGTGGCCTCAGTTACTCGACGTGTTTCCTGAGCAGCAGCCGATCGAGCGCACCGGCATGAACTCTTGGGACACGCCCGCATTTCGCGAAGCGATCAAAAAGACCGGCAAAAAGAATATCATATTCTCCGGACTTTGGACCGAAGTCTGCATCGCGTGGCCCACGCTCAATATGCTCGCCGAGGGCTACAACGTTTATGTCGTCGAGGATGCCTGCGCCGGCACGTCGCCGGCGGCCCATGACGCGGCGCTGTCGCGGATGACGCAGGCGGGCGCCGTTCGGATGACGACGGTCGGAACGGTGCTTGAGTTCCAACGCGATTGGGCTCACCGCGAGCACTACAACGACCTGATGACATTGTTCCGCGAACATGGCGGCGCGTACGGTATGGGCATTGAGTACGCCTACACCATGGTTCATAAGGCGCCAGCCGCGCGGAAGACGCTCAAGTAGCGAAGAGGACGCTACGCATGAGCCGATACCACGTTGCTATTACGCGCCGCATCAAGCCTGGACGCGAAGCGGAGTTTGAGGCGGCGCTTCGTGAATTCGCCATGCTGTCGCTGCATGCTCCTGGAGTCACTGGCGTTCACCTTCTGGGGCCAGTGCCGGGTAGCAGTTCGAACGAATACGGAATCATGCGTTCGTTTGAAAACGAAGCGGGCAGCCGCGATTTTTACGCGTCGCCTATGTACGCGGAATGGGAAGAGCGCGTCGCGCACATGGTGGAAGGCGTTCCGGTTGTTCGCCAGCTCCATGGACTCGAAGCGTTCTTCAGGGATGCGGGCGTGCAGTCGCCGCCGCCGCGTTGGAAAATGGCGGTCGTCACGTGGCTCGGCGTGTTCCCGACGGTGTGGCTTTGGTCGCGAACGATTCCCGGCCTTCTCGATGGGCTTCATCCGATTGCAGTCATGGCTGTCGTCAACGTCTTTGTCGTCGTGACGCTCGCGTGGCTGGCGATGCCTCTGTTAACCAAACTCTTCAGCCGATGGCTCCGGCCTCCGGCGAAGGCTGTTTAGGAGGATTCACAATGGAACCCGAAGTCATCTTCCATGGAGGAAAGATCACGACGCTTGATGCGTCCAAACCAGAAGTGGAAGCACTCGCGGTGCGAGATGGCGTGATCACGGCCATCGGCAGCGATGATGAAATCTTGCGGCTGGTCGGGACGGCGACGAGGAAAGTCAATCTGCAAGCCAGGCGAGTAATTCCCGGGCTCAATGATTCGCACCTTCATGTCATACGGGCGGGACTGTTCTACAACCTGGAGCTTCGCTGGGACGGCGTGCCGAGCGTCGCCCAAGCGCTGGCCCAACTTCGCGAACAAGCCGCCAACACGCCGCCGCCGCAATGGGTTCGCGTCATTGGGGGTTGGAACGAGTTTCAATTCAAGGAAGGGCGCATGCCCACTTTGGATGAAATCAACGAGGCGGCGCCGCATACGCCTGTCTTCGTGCTGCACCTCTACGACTCAGCGATGCTGAACCGAGCTGCGCTAGCGACCTTGGGCTTCGACAAATCGACTCCCAATCCGCCGGGCGGACTTATTGCCCGCGATAGTCGGGGAAATCCGACAGGCCTTCTGATTGCGGAGCCTAGCGCTCTGATTCTCTATTCGACGATTGCCAATGCGCCCAAATTGTCGTCGGAGGATCAGCTCAACTCGACGCGTCACTACCTCCGCGAATTGAATCGATTTGGCGTGACCAGCGTGGCGGATGCGGGGGGCGGCGGTCAGAACTACCCGGATGATTACGCGGTGGTTAAGCAACTCGATGAGGCGGGGCATCTTACGGTGCGCATTGCCTATAGCTTGTTCGCGCAGAAGCCG from Pirellulales bacterium harbors:
- a CDS encoding pirin family protein is translated as MLQLRRSNERGHYDHGWLNTYHTFSFGEYHDPKFMGFRPLRVMNEDCVSPGEGFGTHPHRDMEIVSYVLEGALEHRDSMGNGEVLSPGEFQRNTAGTGITHSEFNPSAKDLLHFYQIWLFPEKKGLPPSYEQKGFPVEERLNRLCLVAAPDGADGALMIHQDARIFLSQLEAGQSLEHPIAAGRYAWLQVLRGQVTANGEALTTSDGAAVSDERALRITAEAPAEIMLFDLA
- a CDS encoding antibiotic biosynthesis monooxygenase; its protein translation is MSRYHVAITRRIKPGREAEFEAALREFAMLSLHAPGVTGVHLLGPVPGSSSNEYGIMRSFENEAGSRDFYASPMYAEWEERVAHMVEGVPVVRQLHGLEAFFRDAGVQSPPPRWKMAVVTWLGVFPTVWLWSRTIPGLLDGLHPIAVMAVVNVFVVVTLAWLAMPLLTKLFSRWLRPPAKAV
- a CDS encoding helix-turn-helix transcriptional regulator, which codes for MKDELTTRSCCPAEQATVVFGGKWRVGIVHHLQEGAKRFNQLRECMPGIIQKMLTQQLRHLQRYGIIQRNQLQRIPPHVEYSLTPLGKKMFPLLADITRWAELHMPAIHAAAAKFDAAKRRES
- a CDS encoding hydrolase; the encoded protein is MASILPNTDAGLLTADNCALVFVDHQPQMSFGVASGIDRQLLVNNVLLLGKGAKLFGVPTILTTVETESFSGPMWPQLLDVFPEQQPIERTGMNSWDTPAFREAIKKTGKKNIIFSGLWTEVCIAWPTLNMLAEGYNVYVVEDACAGTSPAAHDAALSRMTQAGAVRMTTVGTVLEFQRDWAHREHYNDLMTLFREHGGAYGMGIEYAYTMVHKAPAARKTLK